Proteins encoded in a region of the Oscillospiraceae bacterium MB24-C1 genome:
- the citF gene encoding citrate lyase subunit alpha, with protein sequence MAKLCDDLHQAFVHSGLEDGMTISFHHHLRNGDYVVNMVLEEAARLGLKNLTVNASSLFDCHLPLIDHIRNGVVTGIETNYLSAGVGRVISEGVLKKPVVFRSHGTRPADILSGKSHIDVAFIAAPTSDEMGNCSGKYGPSACGSLGYAFADAMCADKVVIVTDNLVPYPLADASITENDVDFVVRVEAIGNPAGIVSGTTRMPKDPIALIIADYAAQAIEASGLLKDGFSFQTGAGGASLAVAGYLKRIMLEKNIHGSFALGGITGYMVDMLESGCFQAIQDVQCFDLKAVQSLRENPRHFEITAARYASPAAKSTAASSLDVVVLGATQIDTEFNVNVHTDSNGYIIGGSGGHTDVAAGAKLTIIVAPLSRARMAIVVDKVLTVSTPGRFIDLLVTQYGIAVNPARPELKMRLKAARLPVVDIHELRRTVIEINGPAASFEPKKERVVGQVLGLDSQIADLIYEV encoded by the coding sequence TTGGCTAAACTGTGTGACGATCTGCATCAGGCCTTCGTGCATTCCGGTTTAGAAGACGGCATGACCATTTCGTTTCATCACCACTTGCGCAACGGCGATTATGTGGTGAATATGGTACTGGAGGAGGCTGCCCGGCTGGGACTAAAAAACCTGACGGTTAACGCCAGCTCGTTGTTTGACTGCCATCTGCCGTTGATTGACCATATCCGCAACGGCGTTGTAACCGGTATTGAAACCAATTATCTTTCCGCCGGTGTGGGCAGGGTAATTTCAGAAGGTGTGCTCAAAAAACCGGTTGTTTTCCGCTCGCACGGCACCCGCCCGGCCGATATTCTGTCGGGGAAAAGCCATATAGACGTCGCATTCATCGCCGCGCCCACCTCGGACGAGATGGGTAACTGCTCGGGCAAGTACGGCCCGTCGGCTTGCGGCTCATTGGGGTATGCGTTCGCCGACGCAATGTGTGCAGACAAGGTTGTCATTGTCACCGACAATCTGGTGCCCTATCCGCTGGCCGACGCCTCCATTACCGAGAACGACGTCGATTTTGTGGTTAGGGTAGAGGCTATCGGCAATCCCGCGGGCATTGTATCAGGGACTACGCGCATGCCAAAGGACCCCATCGCGCTGATAATTGCAGATTATGCCGCGCAAGCGATTGAAGCTTCGGGCTTGTTGAAGGACGGCTTTTCATTCCAGACGGGTGCTGGTGGCGCTTCGCTTGCAGTGGCCGGTTATCTCAAGCGCATTATGTTGGAAAAGAACATTCATGGCAGCTTTGCGCTGGGCGGCATCACCGGCTATATGGTTGATATGCTGGAAAGCGGCTGTTTTCAGGCTATTCAGGATGTGCAGTGCTTTGATCTTAAGGCGGTTCAATCGCTGCGCGAGAACCCTCGGCACTTTGAAATAACAGCAGCTCGGTATGCCAGCCCGGCCGCCAAGAGCACAGCGGCCTCGTCGCTGGATGTGGTGGTGCTGGGTGCGACACAGATTGACACCGAATTTAACGTCAACGTTCATACCGATTCAAACGGCTATATCATCGGTGGCTCCGGCGGGCATACTGATGTGGCGGCAGGGGCCAAGCTGACAATTATTGTGGCACCGCTGAGCCGTGCGAGAATGGCCATTGTAGTAGATAAAGTGCTGACCGTTTCAACACCCGGTCGTTTTATCGACCTATTGGTGACGCAGTATGGCATCGCAGTCAACCCAGCACGACCTGAATTGAAGATGCGGCTAAAGGCGGCGCGCCTTCCCGTTGTCGATATTCATGAGCTGCGTCGCACGGTGATTGAAATTAATGGTCCGGCTGCATCTTTTGAGCCCAAAAAGGAGCGGGTTGTGGGGCAGGTTTTGGGATTGGATAGCCAAATTGCCGACCTGATTTATGAGGTTTAA
- a CDS encoding aldolase/citrate lyase family protein, with amino-acid sequence MRRTMLFLPGNNPNMIGNGGLLGADSLIFDLEDAVSPDEKDAARELLKNALMSLNFGKCERIIRINGLDTPYWEEDLRALLPLGPEVILPPKVSGADYIQKLDEKLTALEQEFGLQGGRTKIIALLETAMGIENAYDIAVASPRVIALFLGAEDLSADFRCARTVEGEEIRYARGRIVCAARAAGIEAYDTPFTDVRDLEALERDAAFAKGLGFTGKACISPAHVATVNRIFSPTLKEIDYAREVFDAIAQAKRQGKGAISLHGKMIDAPIVQRARLVLEAASEIKGVDYFG; translated from the coding sequence ATGAGACGTACAATGTTGTTTTTGCCGGGCAATAACCCGAATATGATTGGCAACGGTGGGCTGCTGGGTGCCGATAGCTTGATCTTTGACCTGGAAGATGCTGTTTCTCCTGACGAAAAAGACGCGGCCAGAGAACTACTGAAAAATGCCCTGATGTCACTGAATTTTGGAAAATGCGAGCGAATCATCCGCATCAATGGTCTGGACACTCCCTATTGGGAGGAGGATCTGCGGGCGCTTTTGCCACTTGGACCGGAGGTCATCCTGCCGCCCAAGGTTAGCGGTGCGGATTACATCCAAAAGCTTGATGAGAAACTGACAGCGCTGGAGCAGGAGTTTGGACTCCAAGGTGGACGGACGAAAATTATCGCACTGTTGGAGACTGCGATGGGCATTGAGAATGCCTATGACATAGCTGTCGCCAGTCCGAGGGTGATCGCGCTGTTCTTGGGTGCGGAGGATCTTTCGGCCGATTTCCGGTGTGCGCGTACTGTCGAGGGTGAAGAAATCCGTTATGCGCGCGGTCGGATTGTCTGCGCCGCACGAGCCGCCGGAATAGAGGCGTACGATACGCCTTTTACTGATGTGCGGGATTTGGAAGCGTTGGAAAGGGACGCAGCCTTTGCCAAGGGTTTGGGTTTTACCGGCAAAGCCTGCATCAGCCCGGCGCATGTTGCAACGGTGAACCGAATCTTTTCACCCACTTTAAAAGAGATTGACTACGCCCGAGAAGTCTTTGATGCCATTGCACAGGCCAAGCGTCAGGGTAAGGGCGCTATATCATTGCACGGAAAAATGATCGATGCGCCCATTGTTCAGCGCGCCCGACTGGTGCTGGAAGCGGCATCTGAAATTAAGGGGGTGGATTATTTTGGCTAA
- the citD gene encoding citrate lyase acyl carrier protein: MRIKRVSVAGTLESSDIMVTVSPDTTGIQIELMSSVEKYYGDSIQETIRTVLHEMGVKTAAVKATDRGALDCTIRARVTTAVRRASAEEETAK; this comes from the coding sequence ATGCGAATTAAACGGGTATCCGTTGCCGGCACGTTGGAATCCAGCGACATTATGGTGACGGTGTCGCCGGACACCACTGGAATCCAAATTGAGCTGATGTCTTCGGTCGAAAAATACTATGGAGATTCGATTCAGGAGACCATCCGAACGGTGCTGCACGAGATGGGTGTAAAAACTGCGGCGGTTAAAGCAACCGATCGCGGCGCGCTGGATTGTACCATCCGCGCCCGCGTGACGACGGCGGTGCGCCGTGCAAGCGCCGAAGAGGAGACCGCAAAATGA
- a CDS encoding response regulator, translating to MFRTVIVEDDPMVAQINQQYLEHFGEFTVDGVFSNGRIAWEYLSTHPVDLVILDVYMPGISGNELLRMLRAENIKSAVIMVTAATEMSVVDEALRLGIVDYLIKPFSFYRFQEAIQKYLSKTNLLNSNQQVNQAVVDRLLNNKLSLDIEHGELQKGLNQKTLTYIYDHLHEQAGEKHTCESISQASGLSRVTIRRYLNYLIEIGGVLSSIDYETGGRPRVLYRLR from the coding sequence ATGTTTCGTACGGTCATTGTTGAGGATGACCCCATGGTTGCGCAGATCAACCAACAATATCTTGAGCATTTCGGCGAATTTACCGTCGATGGTGTGTTCTCCAATGGACGAATCGCCTGGGAGTATCTTTCAACCCACCCGGTCGACCTGGTTATTCTTGATGTTTATATGCCGGGGATCAGCGGCAATGAACTATTAAGAATGCTCAGGGCGGAGAACATCAAAAGCGCAGTCATTATGGTGACAGCTGCCACCGAAATGAGTGTGGTGGATGAGGCGCTGCGGTTGGGTATTGTCGACTATCTTATCAAACCGTTTTCGTTTTATCGCTTTCAGGAGGCCATTCAAAAATACTTAAGTAAAACTAACTTACTTAACAGCAATCAGCAGGTGAACCAAGCGGTGGTCGATCGTTTGCTCAACAACAAGCTGTCGCTGGATATTGAACATGGTGAGCTGCAAAAGGGACTTAACCAAAAAACGCTCACCTACATTTATGACCATCTGCACGAACAAGCCGGAGAAAAACACACCTGTGAGAGCATTTCACAAGCCTCGGGTCTCTCGCGCGTAACAATTCGGCGGTATTTAAATTACCTAATTGAGATTGGCGGCGTTTTAAGTAGCATCGATTATGAAACGGGTGGCCGCCCTCGGGTGCTGTACCGATTACGATGA
- a CDS encoding sensor histidine kinase — MAWLRKLKKRGIAPMFFKFLFFSTLMWMVILIITLTMTLQFSLSSLQTKIENGLTSTARTLAESQMIRQSLKDGSCPEELITYLDNMVAQTQDLDVVTVANTSSIRLYHVVHSRIGQRFVGGDEGPALAGEAYIVDGVGTLGHQRRAFYPVFDEEGHGMGFVMASTTMSRINELRNHIISTYMQLAWLVMLATLLVAGLLSLLIRRILLGYGPEEFVHSYLTQNEVINNLNEGIISVDERGMIQLVNRAAVQMLGLRPELLEGKMIDALIRDETGESLVLSRRKNVPTTRPNILCCNIPKNEEDKNIGTTLILTDKTEAMQTAEQLNGTRHIVSALRANTHEFMNKLQVISGLLQMGRQKDALVYISNISAVHAESMGPVLQYIHNPNVAALILAKLTNMRELDIRMTLLANSRLPTHSDYLSTNEIVSIVGNLLENAIEAVNARQEDGPRSIVLQITEDETGLLITVSDTGTGIAPENLPRIYQMGFSTKAKEGRGVGMGLVKEIVSRAGGSIEVDSDPNAGTSFTIICSEKRQRK, encoded by the coding sequence ATGGCATGGTTGCGCAAGCTTAAAAAACGCGGAATCGCGCCCATGTTTTTTAAGTTTCTCTTTTTCTCGACCCTGATGTGGATGGTAATTTTAATTATAACACTGACCATGACGCTGCAATTTTCACTTTCTTCGCTACAGACAAAGATTGAAAACGGCCTGACTTCTACCGCTCGTACGCTGGCGGAGAGCCAAATGATTCGCCAATCTCTTAAGGATGGCAGCTGCCCCGAGGAGCTGATTACCTATTTGGATAATATGGTGGCTCAGACTCAGGATCTGGATGTTGTCACTGTCGCCAATACTTCGTCCATTCGCCTTTATCACGTGGTGCACAGCCGTATTGGGCAGCGATTTGTAGGCGGAGATGAAGGCCCTGCATTGGCAGGGGAAGCTTATATTGTGGATGGTGTCGGGACACTGGGGCATCAGCGCCGGGCCTTTTACCCCGTTTTTGACGAAGAGGGCCATGGAATGGGTTTTGTTATGGCCAGCACGACTATGTCACGAATTAATGAGCTGCGAAACCACATCATCTCGACCTATATGCAGTTGGCCTGGCTGGTGATGCTGGCGACATTATTGGTGGCCGGGCTGTTGTCGCTTTTGATCCGGCGAATTTTACTGGGGTACGGCCCGGAGGAATTCGTACATAGCTACCTGACTCAGAATGAGGTCATCAACAACTTGAATGAGGGCATCATCTCGGTGGATGAGCGGGGTATGATACAGCTGGTCAATCGTGCGGCCGTACAGATGTTGGGCCTGCGGCCGGAGCTTCTCGAGGGTAAGATGATCGATGCCCTTATTCGAGATGAAACCGGCGAAAGCCTGGTTTTATCCCGACGAAAGAACGTGCCGACCACGCGCCCCAATATTCTTTGTTGCAATATCCCCAAAAATGAAGAGGACAAAAACATTGGAACCACTTTGATTCTGACTGATAAGACTGAAGCCATGCAGACGGCGGAGCAATTAAATGGTACACGGCACATCGTCTCCGCGTTGCGGGCAAATACGCATGAATTCATGAATAAGCTTCAGGTCATATCTGGGCTGCTCCAGATGGGGCGCCAAAAGGACGCGTTAGTCTACATCAGCAATATTTCCGCCGTTCACGCCGAATCGATGGGGCCGGTGCTACAATATATCCATAACCCAAACGTTGCTGCGCTGATATTGGCCAAGCTGACCAATATGCGAGAGCTCGACATCCGCATGACGCTTCTGGCTAATAGTCGGCTTCCGACACACAGTGATTATCTTTCAACAAATGAAATAGTCAGTATCGTTGGCAACCTGCTTGAAAATGCTATCGAAGCGGTAAATGCCCGGCAGGAAGATGGTCCGCGCAGCATTGTCCTACAGATCACCGAGGATGAAACCGGCCTGCTGATTACAGTGTCGGACACCGGTACTGGCATCGCGCCGGAAAATCTGCCCCGTATCTATCAGATGGGTTTTAGCACAAAGGCCAAAGAGGGTCGCGGCGTGGGTATGGGCTTGGTTAAGGAGATTGTCAGCCGAGCCGGCGGCAGTATTGAGGTGGATTCAGACCCCAATGCGGGAACATCGTTTACGATTATTTGCAGTGAAAAACGGCAAAGGAAGTGA
- a CDS encoding malic enzyme-like NAD(P)-binding protein, producing the protein MDYAKESLRLHREWKGKIEIVATVPVQTKEDLSLAYTPGVAQPCLEIQKDPDLSYDLTRRHNLCAVITDGSAVLGLGDIGPEAGMPVMEGKCVLFKSFGDVDAFPLCIKTQNVDEFVNTVYLMSGSFGGINLEDIAAPRCFEIERKLKEKCDIPIFHDDQHGTAVITLAGLTNALKVVGKRLPDVKIAVNGAGAAAIAITKLLFSAGAKNVTLCDRSGIIYEGREKGMNWIKQEMAKITNPARITGTLADAMKGADVFIGVSAPGSVTQDMVRSMNKDAIIFACANPTPEIFPDEAKAAGARIVSTGRSDFPNQINNVLAFPGIFRGVFDVRASDINEEMKVAAAHALAELITDDVLNEEYIIPKAFDPRVGPAVANAVAQVARDSGVSRI; encoded by the coding sequence ATGGACTATGCAAAGGAATCGCTACGTCTCCACCGCGAGTGGAAAGGAAAAATTGAAATCGTTGCAACTGTACCGGTTCAGACAAAAGAGGATCTTTCCCTAGCTTACACGCCGGGGGTTGCCCAACCCTGTCTGGAAATTCAAAAGGACCCTGATCTGTCCTACGATCTAACCCGGCGGCACAACCTTTGCGCCGTCATCACTGACGGTAGCGCTGTCCTTGGTCTGGGCGATATCGGACCAGAAGCCGGCATGCCGGTCATGGAAGGCAAATGTGTACTCTTCAAAAGCTTTGGCGATGTAGACGCCTTTCCTCTGTGCATCAAAACACAGAATGTGGACGAATTTGTCAACACCGTCTATCTGATGTCGGGTTCTTTCGGTGGTATCAATCTGGAGGATATCGCGGCGCCGCGCTGCTTTGAAATCGAGCGCAAGCTCAAAGAAAAGTGCGATATTCCAATTTTTCACGATGACCAGCATGGTACGGCCGTTATTACGCTAGCGGGTCTGACCAACGCACTGAAGGTAGTTGGCAAACGCCTCCCCGACGTCAAGATCGCCGTCAACGGCGCCGGTGCAGCCGCTATCGCCATCACCAAGCTGCTGTTTTCTGCGGGTGCCAAAAATGTCACGCTGTGTGACCGCTCTGGCATCATCTATGAAGGACGCGAAAAGGGTATGAACTGGATCAAGCAAGAGATGGCAAAGATTACAAATCCCGCGCGCATCACCGGTACTTTGGCTGACGCCATGAAGGGTGCCGATGTGTTCATCGGCGTTTCAGCCCCGGGCTCGGTGACACAGGATATGGTGCGCAGCATGAATAAGGATGCAATCATTTTTGCCTGTGCGAACCCCACACCCGAAATTTTTCCTGATGAGGCCAAGGCCGCCGGCGCCCGCATCGTTTCGACTGGTCGCAGCGACTTCCCTAACCAAATAAATAACGTTTTGGCCTTCCCTGGCATTTTCAGGGGCGTTTTTGACGTCCGCGCCAGCGACATCAACGAGGAAATGAAGGTGGCAGCCGCGCACGCGCTGGCAGAGTTGATTACCGATGACGTTCTTAACGAGGAGTATATCATTCCTAAAGCCTTTGACCCGCGCGTTGGCCCAGCCGTTGCTAACGCCGTCGCACAGGTTGCTCGAGATAGCGGCGTCTCCCGTATCTAA
- a CDS encoding 2-hydroxycarboxylate transporter family protein, translating into MSNLNTQKKESTYKLFNLPWPYFAGFSAIVLCATYLGVLPTGMAGCFAFMIVLGTILNEIGERTPIIRSYLGGGAIVVIFGSALMNYFNLLPALVKTLEDGTKVYNMTLMKNLDLVGNISAFFKPSGAFLDFYIAALITGSILGMNRNLLKKAAARYFPAIFGGIVLAFSLCALVGAAMGYGVVKSLLLIALPIMGGGMGAGATPLSKIFESSGTMTAAEAISIMTPAVAIGNAISIVLGGIIVKVISSKNWNGQGQLMISGGAEAAEIEISPEVQAKRDHINVTNLGIGLFASCSFFAWGYIVAALWLKAVPAFNVHAYAWMIISVAICKIFNLIPENIEIACYQWFQFIMKNLTATLLVGIGLCYLNINTVVESFSITYLILCLVTCIGAFVGAGVVGKMVGFYPVEAGVTAGLCMANMGGTGDVAVLSAANRMELMPFAQISSRLGGAIILIVGSLMLSLMGSLL; encoded by the coding sequence ATGTCAAATCTCAACACGCAGAAAAAAGAATCTACTTATAAGCTGTTTAACCTCCCTTGGCCGTATTTCGCCGGCTTTTCAGCTATTGTTCTGTGTGCAACATATCTGGGCGTTTTGCCAACCGGCATGGCCGGATGCTTCGCATTTATGATCGTTCTGGGCACTATTCTAAATGAAATAGGCGAGCGCACGCCCATTATCCGTTCCTATCTGGGCGGCGGCGCTATTGTTGTTATTTTCGGTTCAGCGCTCATGAACTACTTTAACCTGCTACCTGCGTTGGTCAAGACGCTTGAGGATGGCACCAAGGTTTATAATATGACGCTGATGAAAAACCTTGATCTGGTCGGTAACATCAGCGCGTTCTTTAAGCCTTCTGGCGCGTTTCTCGATTTCTATATTGCTGCGCTGATTACCGGCTCAATTCTGGGCATGAATCGCAATCTGCTTAAAAAAGCAGCCGCGCGTTATTTCCCTGCCATCTTTGGTGGCATTGTGCTTGCTTTCAGCCTATGCGCACTTGTCGGTGCCGCCATGGGCTATGGCGTTGTCAAATCTCTGCTGCTGATTGCACTTCCGATCATGGGCGGCGGCATGGGCGCCGGTGCTACTCCCCTCTCCAAGATTTTTGAAAGCAGCGGCACCATGACCGCGGCGGAAGCCATTTCGATCATGACCCCGGCCGTGGCGATTGGCAACGCTATTTCCATCGTGCTCGGCGGCATTATTGTCAAGGTTATCTCGAGCAAAAACTGGAATGGTCAGGGGCAACTGATGATATCTGGTGGTGCCGAGGCTGCTGAAATTGAAATCAGCCCTGAGGTACAGGCCAAGCGTGATCACATTAATGTCACCAATCTGGGTATCGGCCTCTTTGCATCCTGCTCCTTCTTCGCTTGGGGCTACATTGTTGCAGCACTGTGGCTAAAGGCAGTTCCTGCATTTAACGTCCACGCTTACGCCTGGATGATTATCAGTGTGGCCATCTGCAAAATTTTTAATCTAATTCCCGAAAACATTGAGATTGCGTGCTATCAGTGGTTCCAGTTTATCATGAAGAATTTGACTGCAACATTGCTAGTCGGTATTGGTCTGTGTTATCTGAACATCAACACCGTTGTTGAAAGCTTTAGCATAACCTACTTGATTTTGTGCCTAGTGACTTGCATCGGCGCTTTTGTCGGCGCAGGTGTCGTCGGCAAAATGGTCGGCTTCTATCCCGTTGAGGCCGGCGTGACCGCAGGACTATGCATGGCTAACATGGGCGGCACCGGCGACGTCGCCGTTTTGTCCGCAGCCAACCGCATGGAGCTGATGCCGTTTGCGCAGATTTCTTCCCGTCTCGGCGGTGCAATCATCCTTATTGTCGGTAGTTTAATGTTGTCCCTCATGGGCAGCTTACTCTAA
- a CDS encoding PucR family transcriptional regulator ligand-binding domain-containing protein produces MSITVADALQIGDLSRCKLLAGSNGLNRNISYIDTMEIPNIQPWLKKNVLVITTGYSIRDDVSALPRLIRDLEKAGSAGLAIKTRFLGDIPCETIQLADQLAVPLIEIPHEIPFIELTMPLMKAIVGEHSRNLEFSEQMNQKFLELELNNGGFESIAKALANLIGLSVVIVSRSFSVLAFSEETDLPIPPTLLASDIDGSLKLSERVCTYLVDALDSDILLTADIPEFAHLTMRRVVIRKQICGYICIIGQGQALDDMQLIVLHHAATSVALEISKLQKLDEHIRFMQNSLFIDLLAGNVKSATEAESRAKLLRWPALPARLALVDVDRFGTVIRNFSEEKIQNLKESLHQLICECLASYRYPYIVLIYGNSFVILLAETFPAQELSRAFSVIFGLIKNRYNISVTIGISDSRDSYAELPTSYEEACDAIAIARVASSNSPVQIISNIRFEQALLKCCSTEYFRKYVENTIGKLEQYDRHHETDLTKTLDILIENMGARQITAKKLYIHRNTLANRLNKIEKITGLDLSKNENLYRLGFALRIRYYV; encoded by the coding sequence ATGTCTATTACAGTTGCTGATGCCTTGCAAATAGGAGATCTGTCCCGCTGCAAGCTTCTGGCCGGAAGCAACGGATTAAACCGCAATATCAGCTATATCGACACCATGGAAATACCGAATATCCAACCTTGGCTCAAAAAGAATGTACTGGTAATTACGACGGGATATTCTATTCGCGATGATGTCTCAGCGTTACCGCGCCTGATCCGTGACTTGGAAAAAGCCGGTTCAGCTGGCCTTGCAATTAAGACGCGGTTTCTCGGGGATATCCCGTGCGAAACGATTCAACTGGCAGACCAACTGGCGGTACCACTTATTGAAATTCCGCACGAAATTCCGTTTATCGAACTGACCATGCCACTAATGAAAGCGATTGTCGGGGAGCATAGCCGCAACCTTGAATTTTCCGAGCAGATGAATCAGAAATTTCTGGAGTTAGAGCTCAATAACGGCGGCTTTGAAAGCATCGCTAAAGCGCTCGCCAATTTGATCGGCCTTTCCGTGGTCATTGTGTCCCGATCCTTTTCGGTGCTGGCCTTCAGCGAGGAAACTGATCTTCCGATACCGCCGACTTTGCTTGCTTCCGATATTGACGGTAGCCTAAAACTGAGTGAGCGTGTATGCACCTATTTGGTTGATGCCCTTGACAGCGATATTTTGCTTACTGCTGATATCCCTGAATTTGCACACCTGACAATGCGCCGCGTCGTCATACGCAAGCAAATCTGTGGCTACATCTGCATTATTGGCCAAGGTCAAGCACTTGACGATATGCAGCTCATTGTATTGCATCATGCTGCTACCAGCGTTGCACTTGAAATTTCTAAGCTTCAAAAGCTCGATGAGCATATACGGTTTATGCAAAACAGTTTGTTTATTGATCTGCTAGCCGGGAATGTCAAATCCGCCACTGAAGCTGAAAGCCGCGCTAAGCTGCTGCGTTGGCCTGCGCTACCTGCCCGGCTAGCCCTTGTAGATGTTGACCGATTCGGCACGGTCATCCGCAATTTCAGCGAGGAGAAGATACAGAATCTCAAAGAAAGCCTTCATCAATTGATTTGTGAATGCCTGGCCTCTTATCGTTATCCCTACATTGTTTTAATTTACGGCAACAGCTTTGTTATTCTTTTAGCTGAAACTTTTCCCGCACAAGAGCTGTCCCGCGCGTTCAGCGTCATATTTGGCCTAATAAAAAACCGGTATAACATTTCTGTCACGATTGGTATTTCTGATTCCCGCGACAGCTACGCCGAGCTCCCGACCTCTTATGAGGAAGCTTGTGACGCTATCGCCATCGCTCGGGTAGCGAGCTCCAACAGTCCAGTACAGATAATTTCAAATATTCGTTTTGAACAAGCACTACTAAAATGCTGCTCCACTGAATATTTCCGCAAGTATGTCGAAAATACGATTGGTAAACTTGAGCAGTATGACCGGCATCACGAAACCGACCTGACCAAAACGCTGGATATTTTGATTGAAAACATGGGTGCCCGACAGATAACTGCTAAAAAATTGTATATTCATCGCAATACACTTGCAAATCGGCTCAATAAAATTGAAAAGATCACTGGGCTTGATCTTTCTAAAAACGAAAATCTCTACCGCCTTGGGTTCGCACTCAGAATCCGGTATTATGTTTGA
- a CDS encoding OPT/YSL family transporter: protein MEKEKISQPKLTASEHPKAFEPAVLMLNTVMCCLGAIIGLELIVRTGVTPNTSIVGALFAILISRIPLAFLKKYRSVHRQNLIQTAISGATFSAANCLLLPIGIPVVMGRPDLIFPMLIGVFLATCIDAIILYKTFDSEMYPAEGAWPPGVAAAQSILAVVEKGRKAFLLVVGIVIGWVGKIAGIPTDLLGVSWFGDFYAMLALGVGSIIIGIIKTNGFVVSLFGHSATLVSGLFGVDFVYSKHAMINYMPHGIMIGAGAVSLLQCAFMLFKKGNGNATAAGKFTSSMKTLKKTLGLGYVAYFVVAMLLALITGIVSSMNFMTMVFWLIFAAFAAIASELIVGISAMHSGWFPGFATALIFLLVGMLIGFPPMALAVLVGFTAATGPAFSDMAYDLKCGYILRGSGSDPALEKEGRKQQFYCEMFSFTIAFVMVALLANKYFDQGLLAPVSKTFATTIDAGTSPEVAKWLLIWALPGAIIQFIGGKRQIGILFATGLLVGSIMNGLTIIVGLMIRLIAVKQNKENEQVLNILGAGALAGAAVYSFFTATLGLAKRK from the coding sequence ATGGAGAAAGAAAAAATATCACAGCCAAAGCTCACCGCGTCAGAACATCCAAAAGCCTTTGAGCCAGCGGTGTTGATGCTTAATACTGTAATGTGCTGTCTGGGTGCAATTATCGGATTGGAACTTATTGTTAGAACAGGTGTGACGCCTAATACGTCCATTGTCGGCGCCTTGTTTGCTATCTTGATTTCTCGTATTCCACTTGCATTCCTTAAAAAGTATCGCAGCGTACACAGGCAGAATCTCATTCAGACTGCTATATCTGGCGCCACCTTCTCGGCGGCAAACTGTCTGCTGCTGCCCATCGGTATTCCTGTTGTCATGGGGCGCCCTGATCTGATCTTCCCTATGTTGATCGGTGTATTTCTGGCAACCTGCATCGACGCGATCATTTTGTATAAAACCTTTGATTCTGAAATGTACCCCGCTGAGGGCGCATGGCCTCCCGGTGTTGCAGCTGCGCAATCGATTTTGGCCGTCGTTGAAAAAGGGCGTAAGGCTTTTCTGTTGGTTGTCGGCATTGTTATCGGCTGGGTCGGCAAGATCGCGGGCATTCCCACCGATCTTCTCGGCGTCTCGTGGTTCGGCGATTTTTATGCCATGTTAGCACTGGGCGTCGGTTCTATCATCATTGGCATTATTAAGACAAACGGATTTGTCGTCTCGTTGTTTGGCCACAGCGCAACGCTTGTATCAGGCCTTTTCGGCGTAGATTTTGTCTATAGCAAGCACGCCATGATCAACTATATGCCACATGGCATCATGATTGGCGCGGGCGCTGTCTCTCTGCTCCAGTGCGCTTTTATGCTGTTTAAAAAGGGCAACGGTAACGCGACCGCCGCTGGAAAATTCACCAGCAGCATGAAAACGCTGAAAAAGACGCTGGGCTTGGGCTATGTTGCTTATTTTGTAGTCGCAATGCTACTGGCGCTCATCACTGGCATCGTCAGCAGCATGAATTTCATGACAATGGTCTTTTGGCTGATTTTTGCCGCTTTTGCCGCTATTGCCTCCGAGCTGATTGTTGGCATTTCCGCCATGCATTCCGGCTGGTTTCCAGGCTTTGCAACCGCGCTGATCTTTTTGCTCGTCGGTATGCTGATCGGGTTCCCACCCATGGCGCTGGCGGTGTTGGTTGGATTCACTGCGGCCACCGGCCCCGCATTTTCCGACATGGCGTATGATCTCAAGTGCGGTTACATCCTTAGAGGCTCTGGTAGCGATCCAGCATTAGAAAAGGAAGGCCGCAAGCAACAGTTCTACTGCGAAATGTTCTCTTTCACCATCGCGTTTGTTATGGTGGCATTATTAGCTAATAAGTATTTTGATCAAGGCCTGTTGGCTCCTGTCAGCAAAACCTTTGCCACCACCATTGATGCGGGCACCAGCCCCGAGGTGGCAAAATGGCTTTTGATCTGGGCACTTCCGGGCGCTATCATCCAGTTTATCGGCGGCAAGCGGCAAATCGGCATTCTATTTGCCACCGGTCTGCTGGTAGGCAGCATCATGAACGGCCTGACTATCATTGTCGGCCTGATGATTCGTCTGATTGCCGTCAAGCAAAATAAAGAAAACGAGCAGGTACTCAACATTCTGGGCGCAGGCGCGTTGGCAGGTGCTGCAGTTTACAGCTTCTTCACAGCCACGTTGGGTTTGGCAAAGCGCAAATAA